The segment caaTTTCATAGCTTGGAAATATAATACGGATAAGATATGAAcgtttaatataaaaaataaaatatattaaacttttttattaaatatcttaaatacggctgcatttagaagcttGAACACTGTGTTGTCAAGCACATAAgaagttgttcttcaaattcaaattacatatatgtataacgagaaatataagaataataagaagaaatataataataatctcaggttacaaaatattcgtaaaagtggttgttctacaaaatcttttgataaatattgcaccatttcagaaaagtctcaaaatgcctcaaatcaccactatttctctaaaaaaaattcgaagttaccatttcctgtatatcttaattttacattttttcctgactttagaacatagtggaattttttttcagtgtttattttttatgtttaaaactcaattttctgCAACTCACGCTTAAGCATAATTTTGGATCAACGtagtttcgggagatacgatttttcaaacatagtacctattaaaataaatacgtccttttgaaaagtgattcttgagcctaatggtgctaaattttgtggaaggtgcatatttcctcccatcaaacacgtaggtaacatttagaataaatagttcaagttttatcatttacctttttcacgtggaactgctaaaatttaaaaattgcgaatatatgttttgttccgccttcagaaaaacatgaatacctcagcgagatttgaacatacgtgcatactttcttcggcaaagttgttcgtcataaaatttcctgtctatacagtatagctacaTTACTCCGAGACACTGTTCGATATccttgttttgacgtttatttaaatgaaatttcgaaaattttaaatttttgccgaattcaataaatttttgtaaccaaatatgactccagacatgccaccataactttttgctgaatgtatcagatctcaatgattgtgaaaaaaatagttaagtaccttgtttcacctactttatcATGtctagaaatatttttttgaatttactcctgaaaaatgccattttttcataaaactcaaatgtgcgacccctaaatcgcgttaaccaatgttgacgtcatataaaacttttgttgtgacaccctaagctatcatttgaggggtgagcccccgggttttctgacatagtgctattttgggacactctaatctACATACATGTACATGAGGTAATCTGGAACGAATCGCAGCGCGATCGATTTCGTGCATGTACACAAAAAAGTATtttacacccaattctttttttgcacggacttttttacacggattttttttgcacgactttttttgcacggtttctcgaaataacgcggtttttctaaaatttcaccaacaacagttgtacacccaattcttcttttacacggattctagtacgcggaattttttttgcacgactttttttgcatggtttctcgaaataacacggatcttttttacacggtttctcgaaataacacggtttatttttgcacggtttttttacacgggatgcatcccccgtgtaaaaaaagaattgggtgtatatGATATTTCTGTAGCACAACAATGCAAAGCCCGTGTCGCTTTTCACcacatattattattattattaccatTCTGGGCACCCGCGCAGTACATTCCGGCGTGTATCAACCGGCCAAACAGGTCCGGATTGCTTTCGAAGCAATCGGCGTATCGAACGATGGGCATCTGGGCGACCATCAGAACGTTCGATAAAGCGTCCATTTCTGTGAAACCCCAGCCGACCACAGTTCCCAGGTATCCGGCCAAATATTCGATCCAAGGGGATTCACCGTAGCCAACATCGATAGGTCGTATGAAATCACTAAACTCAGCCTTACTGGACAACAGCAGCAGGGCCACATCGTGTTTGTGATTCGAAGGGACAAACAGTGGATGCACTTTTGCTGCTGTCAGTTTATACCGCCGAGCGTTACTGTCGTATCCATCCAAAGTGAGTAATCCCAAATTGACGCTCAATGATCGCAGATCGAATCTGGCTTCCGTTTCCGGATTAAACACGCAATGAGCTGCTGTTAGGACGAACCATTCGTTGATGAGAGTGCACCCGCATATATGATCCGAGCCCCAAAACAGTGCCCCGTGCCAGGGCCAGTTGCCCTCTGCCGCGTAGTGTCCGTAGCTGATACGATTGATGAGGAGTGGCATTGTCCCGCATATCGAATCCCGACATACAGCCGATTCAGCATTCGGAGAGGTGTTATTACCGTTGAACGCGTCCAATGTTTCTACTTCATCTTCGATCACTGCAATTATAAACACCAGAAACGCAAGCACGGAACTGCATCGAACTGTCGAAAACATGGCTCTACCGGAGCGCAACTGAAATCGCGTACTAATGCTCGCTATTTTGTTTCAGCAGAGTTCACTGATAACCTTCAGCTCATTATGCTTTCACTCTCAGCCGATAAGGTGCTACCGGGTGTTGCATGAACCGTTTGACGACTCGTGCGTGGTGGAGAGGAGCAAATGCTACACGTAAAAGTTTTATAACGTGACATGATGTCATTGGTTATAAGAGTGGTCCATTTTGAAAAATACGAATAAGTTTATTCTCGGATATTAGAAGTGAATATTTTTACACTAAAAAAAGATTtacaattaggccattacaaatattttataaagtttttgtccttccggtgttcggccactgaagggggggggggggcgaaaaaaagtgaattttttaaacgagcaaaaaaaacatggattttaaaaaatataaacgtgaaaaccgaatctattcttgcttataatatatacgttattattttctatgcaaaaatttacgaaaaaagacaaaaacgaaggaaaatttttttggacgattttcggaaattccactgttcgaatttccatttctgtttcgtgctagaagcgttaattcaactcggagactcatttttcgagtttttcagactgtagagcccacagacaatctatacctataaagaaggatttctgtctgtctgtctgtccgtatgttccttatagaatcaaaaacaatcaaatgaaaatatgcatgtagaggttttttggggccaggaaaggttttagtgatggttagaaacccctccccccactaagagggggggctcccatacaaatgaaacacaaatttctgcataactcgacaactaatcaagcaaatagaacaaaatttggcatgtgggtgttttcggtgacaagaatttattctatggtaaattgagacccctcccctctttataaggggaattataactcctctcctctttaaaagggggggcttccatacaaatttcctcatagctcgagaactaatcaagcaaatggaaccaaatttggcatgtgaaggttttcgaaggcaagaatattttctatagtaaattaggaccccttcccactttaagaggggggctcctgaaccaaagaaacacaattttcctcataactcgagaagtaattaagcaaatgaaaccaaatttggcatatggctgtttttggagacaaaatttttttctatgatgaattgggacccctccccgttgtaggagggggggatcctatacacatgaaatacaaatttcctcataactgaagaactaatcaatcaaatggaacaaaatttggcatgtgaaagttttcaagggcaagaatattttctatggtgaataaggacccctcccaactttaagagggggggctcctatacaaacgaaatacaaatttcctcataactcgagaactaatcaagcaaatggaacaaaatttggcacgtggctgtttttggagacaaaattttttttatgatgaattgggacccctccccactttaggaaggggggtcctatacaaatgaaacgcaaatttcctcataactcgagaattaatcaagcaaatggaaccaaatttggcatgtgaaagttttctagggcatgaatattttctatggtgaattagaacccctcctcactttaagagggggggctcctatacaaacgaaatacaactttcctcataactcgagaactaatcaagcaaatagaaccaaatttggcatgtggaggtttctggaggcaaaaatattttctatggtgaattaggacccctcccaactttaaaagggggtgcttctacacaaatgaaatacaaatttcctcataattcgagaactaatcaagcaaatggaaccatatttggcatgtgggtgtttttggaggcaaccattttttctatgataaattaggaccccttaccttttaaagagggggggctctcatacaaacgaaatacaaatttcctcataactctagaactaatcaagcaaatggaaccaaatttatcatgtgggtgtttttgtaggcaagaatattttctatgatatattttctatggatttccccactttaagagagggggtggggggctcccatacaaattaaaaacaaatttcctcataactcgagaactaatcaagcaaatggaaccaaatttgacacgtaagtggttttggacgcaagatttttttctatggtgaattgagacccctctcttctttagaaagcgagttatggcccatctcccctttaagagggtgggcttccatacaaatgaaatgcaaatttcctcttatctcgagaactaatcaatcaaatggaaacaaatttggcatgtgggagttttggcagaaattttttctatggtgaattacgaccccttccccttttaagaggggagctcccatacaaatgaaattcaaatttccttataacttgagaactaatcaagcaaatggaaccaaatttggcatgtgggagattttggagtgttgaatttattttacgatagttagagacctctcacccctgtggtagggggatatggactctcatacaaataaaacagaaatttttgcgaaactcaaaaactaatcgaactcgagaaattcgaaactcttctataaaacattagtcaatacaagaccacaaaaactatctatagtaacactagatcattcaggacgagacggtcgcgagtgttgccgatgacccgccgtcggaagcgccgccgactgaggggcttgcaaaactcgagattgtgacaaagatcatccgagattcatgatttatgtacaacacaggttaatttgtggcaatacgaagtttgtcgggtcagctagttgattttataaaaataaatttgactcatatcctacaaattattcttttgccccccgatttttcaagccaatttccaagggaggggtgacaaaaattttaaatatgatttgcaatggccttataaacagcaaaaaaatatgTTCTTTGCCTATCCTGAACCTTATACAGTATCGCATCAATTTGCAAGTATATTTATTTAATGTGCTTCAACCGCAGAATGCATCGtgtagaattttttctcagtttttcaaTGGTGAGCTTTAAATTAAAACCAGTTGGTGGGTTGATGACAGAACAggttattttttaatgaaattcgatttttttcactttatttgaaactctatcctttttcttcattaaATTGTATGGGTGGTGCCTGCTTCACTTACGAATTTATTCAACAGGTCACTGCAAGAGAATAAATTTCCTGTACTGTGGAAATCCTCATACATACTCTCTGTTCACATAAAAGCTCTTGTATGAATTACATTTCAACTGCTCAGCGTGTATTCTTCCCAAACCGATCTGTTACAACCAATTTGATCAAATTTGCGTCACTCTACACCAGTGAtagccaaactgcggcccgcgggccgcatgtggccctttgagatgattcgtgcggcccgcggactgatttgaaagatgatGAACTTAggagaaaattttttgatagCATATGAGTCCCTTAGGTTAATCGTATATGCCTCGCGCATGTTGtaaatctgaatgctttccggtttaaatctcatggcgattcctagaaaatggtttttgttgtcgcctaggttacattttgttatgcacagaAGTGGCtagagattattgcggcccgcggcattcatgggcgatctaatttggcccgcaccatgcctatgcctgggcaccactgctctACACGTTCGCAAAATGGACAATGGCAAACAAGTTGGTGTTATCTATACTGATTCCAAAACAGCATTTGACCGACTAGACcgttaattttgttaaaaaaactaGAGAAACTCGGAGTCTACAAATCCATGATTGCCTGGTTCAGATTGGAACCTTTCGTTCTGAATTGTTTACGAATGTTTCCGGCGTACCCCAAGGAAATAATCTTGAACCGcttttattttcactatttatcaACAAGCTCTCTGTTATCCAGCCACCAGGACCACTACTAAACATGCATAATTTCGTGGTAAAAGACCTTATAGCATGGGTTGAATAAGATTGAAGTTGAAATAGAACTtcaaattcgatttgaaatacGAAGTAGAAATGGGATATAAAATTGAACTTTCAATGGAATTTCAAATTTCACGAATAGGActcgaaattgaacttcaatttacttactttaccagccgtgAGTCGAAGTGgcacttgccgtatcaagaattcctcttcattgtactcggtcctgggctactcgttgccaattcgttgcgcgtctcgacacatgcaaaTCGGTTTCAATCTGGTTGAGTCATTtgacacgttgggcccctctgtttCTGGatccggtggggttcttgaagagaacggatttcacggcACACTGTGCCaggcacagtcgtccggcatctttgcgaTGTGGTTTCGCAACTTTtcgcaactttcgccaggtgtaagatggaaatctctccaaatagAGCCTGTAACTCGTggctcatacgcctacgccactctccgctaacCGTTAGTATTTtcccaaaaatagtccacaacagtcctttcgttcaaatacggcaagtgcacgtatgtctttcgtaagcaaagttgctgtctcaagtccgtagaggactaccggtctgattgtacattgtcagctttgtgcggcggtgaatgctccttgatcgaagcgtcttgggGAAGGAAAGGTAGGTTCAATTTCCAActtaaatgcgtcgttgaatcaccatactcgtattattatcggcgatgaccaaagatcccaaatataccaaTTCATTGACCACTTCCAGTTaattgccgtcaatagtcactgtccgtcggaggcaaacgttgctttttgTGGAGCCTTTTCCAacgatatatttggtttttgacgcattgatttgtaagcctgtcctcctagcctccgttttagtCTGGCGAAGATTGCTccgtcgtcccaaggtttctagtaatgttgtcgagatcatctgcgaagcctaggagttggatactcttgctgaagatcgttcctcgatccaggatagctttgatcagccgcgtcagtttgtccggaaaaccgtactcgtgcattatcggccatagctgttcgcgttctaCGGTATAATATGCTGCtctaaaatccacgaaaatataatgcatgggcacgttgtactctcgacatatctggagaatttgtcgaaaagtaaaaatttgatccgtagtagcacgggcccctataaagcccgcctgatactgcccaacGAATTTTCTTGCTATGGAGGATAGACGATGCAACAAAATCGGGGAGAGCACCTTACAGGCAGCAccttgtagatgggacagattacgccttccatccactcttccAGTAGTTTCTCGTCTTCCCAAATTCTTGAAATCAGTCAGTGAAATGTCGTTGTTCATACGAACAAGGACTACACAGTCTTTAAGCAGTGGAAACTCAATTTCTCGATCAGCTAAAGCTAAAGTAGTATTTATTAGCAAATTTATTATTAGTTTTAAGGACAATACTCACAATTTTGTGTAGGCTCGTATTCATAGGTTAGCTTTTAAGTTCATTAATTATAAGTAGAAATAAGCTGTAATTACATTAATATAAGTTTCTTCCAATTAATAATAGGGTAATGTAAGTTCAACTTACATAGAATATAATATAATCAAATTTATGAAGTATTAATgtgaaatttaacaatttaattGTAATCTTCAGCTCCGACCACGCGCTTAACTTTTATCAAACTCGAACACATAATGCCTTTGTTTCATTGTCACTGGCTGCGCAGGGTTTACTCACTAGAGCGAGGGATCGCTGTCAGTACGCGATCTGGTAGCTCAGCGTTGCCAGAAACTGTGCCAACATTCCCGCCCCCGTAACACTGCGTGTCCAGAGCAGTTTTACCATGAGAAGTAACATCTAACAGCGCCAGCTTGTTCACTGCCCTTCGCATAACTCCCGTGTCAGTCTGGATTGTTGCTCGTCGCACTCTACCATCTGGACCACGCTGTATTGCCGACACGACTCCCCGTATCCAGTTGTTCCTTTTAGAACTGTCCGCTACGAATACCAGATCCCCTACTTCAATAGGTTTTGTGTCTCTGAACCATTTAGTCCGTCTGCAAATTGTCGGAAGGTATTCCTTCAGCCATCGTTGCCAAAAGAAATCAAGCTGATGGCGAATCTGGTTCCAGCTATTCAAAACTGCTGCTTGTGGATTCACGGGACTGACTGCCGGTTGTTTGATGCCATTGGAGCTGCCGAATATAAAATGGTTGGGCGTAAGAGCTTCTTGCTCGGCAGTATCCAACGGTAGGTAGGTCAAGGGCCTAGAATTTACAATACTCTCCGCTTCGACCAGTAACGTAGAGAGTCCTTCGTCGGTTAACTTCCTGCCCGTTTCTATGCTCTCGATGGCCGTCTTTGTGGATCGAACCAACCTCTCCCACGCCCCTCCCATGTGCGGGGCTAAGGGAGGGTTGAAGTGCCATTTTGTATTAGCGTTTGTAAACGTTTCCGCCAGGCCAAGGTTGATCTGCTGCATTAGCACCTTTTCGGCGCCGATGAAATTGGTGCCGTTGTCACTATAGACCTCCAAAGGAGCTCCTCTTCGCCCAACAAATCGACGAAAGCAGCAAATGCAGCTTTCTGTGCTCAAACTAAACGCGATCTCCAGGTGGATTGCTCTAATAGTCAGGCAGGTAAAGAGTGCCACCCAACGTTTAGCGAGGCTGCGTCCTACCTTCACCATCACCGGCCCAAAGTAATCGACCCCAATGTGAGAAAATGGACGTTCAAACGATGCCAATCGTGCAGCCGGTAGGGGTGCCATTTTTGGAGTTGACGGTTGGGACTTATAAATGCTGCACCATTGGCATAGTCTGATCACTTTTCGTATAGCAGCACGAAGCTGCGGGATGTAAAATTTCTGCCTCACCTCGTTGACAACCGTCTCGAAATTAGCATGGTGATTTCCACGGTGATAATGATCCAAAATTAGAGCTGTCAACCTGTGTCCCTTTGGCAAAATTATTGGGAATTTCGTATTAAAACTGATGTTCGACGCTGCACCTATTCTGCCGTCCAATCGTATGACTCCGCTTTCGTCTATATAGGGAGACAGCTTGAAGATGAAGGATGTTTTGTCTACCTCACGATTACCCGCTTTTAGTTGGGCAGCCTCATCCGGAAACGATTCATTCTGGCAGATTCTCCATAATTCATTCTCAGCCTTCTGAAGTTCGCTCGAACTCAACGGTCCGAAATTACGTTGCTGTCTCGTTTCCCGCGCATTGCTGATAAACCGTAATGTATAGGCAACTGCTCGAAGGAGTCTCATCCACCGGGAAAACCGTTCAAACTTCACTGTTGGCTCTCGTATTGTGACTTCGTGCACGAAACATGATCGAATCTCTTCTTCCGTGTTGAATTTCTGGCCGCATTTTTGGATTGGCCACTGCTGCTCCGGATACTGGAGAAATTtcggaccacgaaaccattCGCCTTCCACAGATAGGCAAAAACCTTGCCTCCATTTGGTGGCTTCATCAGCAGTATTCATTTTGGTCGGCACCCATCTCCACTCTTCACTTTCCGTTAACGTGAGTATTTCAC is part of the Sabethes cyaneus chromosome 2, idSabCyanKW18_F2, whole genome shotgun sequence genome and harbors:
- the LOC128736478 gene encoding uncharacterized protein LOC128736478 codes for the protein MAPLPAARLASFERPFSHIGVDYFGPVMVKVGRSLAKRWVALFTCLTIRAIHLEIAFSLSTESCICCFRRFVGRRGAPLEVYSDNGTNFIGAEKVLMQQINLGLAETFTNANTKWHFNPPLAPHMGGAWERLVRSTKTAIESIETGRKLTDEGLSTLLVEAESIVNSRPLTYLPLDTAEQEALTPNHFIFGSSNGIKQPAVSPVNPQAAVLNSWNQIRHQLDFFWQRWLKEYLPTICRRTKWFRDTKPIEVGDLVFVADSSKRNNWIRGVVSAIQRGPDGRVRRATIQTDTGVMRRAVNKLALLDVTSHGKTALDTQCYGGGNVGTVSGNAELPDRVLTAIPRSSE